From a single Miscanthus floridulus cultivar M001 chromosome 8, ASM1932011v1, whole genome shotgun sequence genomic region:
- the LOC136477137 gene encoding uncharacterized protein: MTRSMVPTPCLPHLLMRNAPRLFDEMPVQNAMTWNTRFHLPLCCSVTFILKADAERSEVYAHMTLQPLNLISTSSPTTGVDCKKTRAMGGNFIISFRAVTMKHQEFLSLIHK; the protein is encoded by the exons ATGACACGCTCTATGGTGCCGACTCCATGCTTGCCTCACCTGCTTATGAGGAACGCCCCTAggctgtttgatgaaatgcctgtTCAGAATGCCATGACTTGGAACACTCGGTTTCATCTGCCTCTGTGTTG CTCTGTTACATTTATTCTTAAGGCTGATGCTGAGAGGAGTGAGGTTTATGCACATATGACACTGCAGCCACTAAACCtg ATTTCAACCAGCAGCCCCACCACAGGAGTTGATTGCAAAAAAACCAGGGCAATGGGTGGAAATTTCATCATATCATTTCGA GCTGTTACCATGAAGCACCAGGAGTTTTTAAGCCTTATCCACAAATAG